Proteins encoded in a region of the Cheilinus undulatus linkage group 8, ASM1832078v1, whole genome shotgun sequence genome:
- the casp2 gene encoding caspase-2 isoform X3, whose protein sequence is MLECGMLEQDRRALRRRSAVLCKQLVVDELLIQFLQADEILTESMAESIMAEQTSHKRSWRLLLLLPKRGPRAFSSFCSALQETDQQHLCDLLTQSPEKDGKETHSENIQPEEEPEGEAGQLVKQTAEEGEMSSVDQEERSEVSSTSSCLCSESTSRGFIPGRGEDRERERGRRLKKRGRDKQTDRFVESPLPLSTQEGIAAKRARTQAESMEFSLDADSPINTPVLPCTTEFYLSHCQKSYRMNSSPRGFALVISNVTFDPRAAPDLDPRKGGEVDDEVLRKVFTELDYLVTVHRDLTAQGMRACIENFGRRQDHRTVDSCVVCLLSHGVEGAIYGTDGELLQLDWVFEAFDNAHCPLLQNKPKMFFIQACRGEEMDCGVEQIDGPVRTSSPSCEQRDAGREGQADADSRRRGDMGRPRIKLPQRSDMICGYASLKGQKICTAAMRNTKRGSWFIQELNTALRLHARDTHIADILVQVNGHIKEREGYAPGTAHHRCKEMSEFTSSLCKDLYLFPKTSVELDGSQPLDHLERSTVKEDVTSHF, encoded by the exons ATGTTGGAGTGTGGGATGCTGGAGCAGGACAGACGGGCTCTAAGGAGACGCTCTGCTGTTCTGTGCAAACAGCTGGTTGTAGATGAACTGCTCATTCAGTTCTTACAGGCAGACGAAATCCTGACAGAGAGCATGGCAGAGAGCATCATG GCTGAGCAAACATCTCACAAACGGAGCTGGCGTTTACTTCTACTTTTACCAAAGCGAGGACCAAGAGCATTTAGCAGCTTTTGTTCAGCTCTACAAGAAACTGACCAGCAGCACCTGTGTGACCTGCTCACACAATCACCAGAAAAAGACGGAAAAGAAACACATTCAGAA AATATTCAGCCTGAGGAAGAGCCAGAAGGGGAGGCAGGTCAACTAGTTAAGCAGACAGCAGAGGAAGGAGAG ATGTCCTCTGTAGATCAAGAAGAAAGGAGTGAGGTGAGCAGCACCTCCTCATGCCTGTGCTCAGAGTCAACATCCAGAGGGTTCATCCCCGGCAGAGGTgaagacagggagagagagagaggcagaagactaaagaaaagaggaagagataAGCAGACAGAT agATTTGTTGAGTCTCCTCTTCCCCTTTCAACCCAAGAAGGAATTGCTGCAAAGCGAGCAAGGACACAAG CAGAGTCCATGGAGTTTAGTCTGGATGCGGATAGTCCCATCAACACTCCGGTGCTCCCGTGTACAACGGAATTTTACCTCTCCCACTGCCAGAAg TCCTACAGAATGAATTCATCTCCTCGTGGTTTTGCCTTGGTGATCAGCAATGTGACCTTTGATCCTCGTGCTGCTCCCGACCTTGACCCAAGGAAAGGAGGTGAGGTGGATGATGAGGTCCTCAGGAAGGTCTTCACAGAGCTTGACTACCTGGTTACTGTCCACAGAGACCTCACTGCTCAG GGCATGAGGGCATGCATTGAGAACTTTGGTCGACGACAGGACCACCGGACAGTGGACAGCTGTGTGGTGTGTCTGCTTTCCCACGGAGTGGAGGGAGCTATATATGGCACAGATGGAGAGCTTCTGCAG CTGGACTGGGTGTTTGAGGCCTTTGACAATGCACACTGCCCCCTGCTTCAGAACAAGCCAAAGATGTTCTTTATTCAGGCCTGCAGAGGAG AGGAGATGGACTGTGGAGTGGAGCAGATAGACGGGCCAGTGAGGACAAGCTCACCTAGCTGTGAACAGCGGGATGCTGGAAGAGAGGGACAGGCGGACGCAGACTCCAGACGGAGAGGAGACATGGGGAGACCCAGGATTAAACTGCCCCAGCGCTCCGACATGATCTGTGGATATGCATCTCTCAAAGGTCAGAAAATTT GCACGGCAGCCATGCGAAACACCAAGAGAGGATCTTGGTTTATTCAGGAACTTAACACAGCTCTCCGCCTCCATGCCAGAGACACACACATTGCAGACATCCTGGTGCAG GTCAATGGACATATCAAAGAGCGGGAAGGTTATGCTCCAGGCACTGCCCACCACCGATGCAAAGAGATGTCTGAGTTCACCAGCTCATTGTGCAAAGACCTCTACCTTTTCCCCAA G
- the casp2 gene encoding caspase-2 isoform X2: MLECGMLEQDRRALRRRSAVLCKQLVVDELLIQFLQADEILTESMAESIMAEQTSHKRSWRLLLLLPKRGPRAFSSFCSALQETDQQHLCDLLTQSPEKDGKETHSERFVESPLPLSTQEGIAAKRARTQESMEFSLDADSPINTPVLPCTTEFYLSHCQKSYRMNSSPRGFALVISNVTFDPRAAPDLDPRKGGEVDDEVLRKVFTELDYLVTVHRDLTAQGMRACIENFGRRQDHRTVDSCVVCLLSHGVEGAIYGTDGELLQLDWVFEAFDNAHCPLLQNKPKMFFIQACRGEEMDCGVEQIDGPVRTSSPSCEQRDAGREGQADADSRRRGDMGRPRIKLPQRSDMICGYASLKGTAAMRNTKRGSWFIQELNTALRLHARDTHIADILVQVNGHIKEREGYAPGTAHHRCKEMSEFTSSLCKDLYLFPKYQPQY, translated from the exons ATGTTGGAGTGTGGGATGCTGGAGCAGGACAGACGGGCTCTAAGGAGACGCTCTGCTGTTCTGTGCAAACAGCTGGTTGTAGATGAACTGCTCATTCAGTTCTTACAGGCAGACGAAATCCTGACAGAGAGCATGGCAGAGAGCATCATG GCTGAGCAAACATCTCACAAACGGAGCTGGCGTTTACTTCTACTTTTACCAAAGCGAGGACCAAGAGCATTTAGCAGCTTTTGTTCAGCTCTACAAGAAACTGACCAGCAGCACCTGTGTGACCTGCTCACACAATCACCAGAAAAAGACGGAAAAGAAACACATTCAGAA agATTTGTTGAGTCTCCTCTTCCCCTTTCAACCCAAGAAGGAATTGCTGCAAAGCGAGCAAGGACACAAG AGTCCATGGAGTTTAGTCTGGATGCGGATAGTCCCATCAACACTCCGGTGCTCCCGTGTACAACGGAATTTTACCTCTCCCACTGCCAGAAg TCCTACAGAATGAATTCATCTCCTCGTGGTTTTGCCTTGGTGATCAGCAATGTGACCTTTGATCCTCGTGCTGCTCCCGACCTTGACCCAAGGAAAGGAGGTGAGGTGGATGATGAGGTCCTCAGGAAGGTCTTCACAGAGCTTGACTACCTGGTTACTGTCCACAGAGACCTCACTGCTCAG GGCATGAGGGCATGCATTGAGAACTTTGGTCGACGACAGGACCACCGGACAGTGGACAGCTGTGTGGTGTGTCTGCTTTCCCACGGAGTGGAGGGAGCTATATATGGCACAGATGGAGAGCTTCTGCAG CTGGACTGGGTGTTTGAGGCCTTTGACAATGCACACTGCCCCCTGCTTCAGAACAAGCCAAAGATGTTCTTTATTCAGGCCTGCAGAGGAG AGGAGATGGACTGTGGAGTGGAGCAGATAGACGGGCCAGTGAGGACAAGCTCACCTAGCTGTGAACAGCGGGATGCTGGAAGAGAGGGACAGGCGGACGCAGACTCCAGACGGAGAGGAGACATGGGGAGACCCAGGATTAAACTGCCCCAGCGCTCCGACATGATCTGTGGATATGCATCTCTCAAAG GCACGGCAGCCATGCGAAACACCAAGAGAGGATCTTGGTTTATTCAGGAACTTAACACAGCTCTCCGCCTCCATGCCAGAGACACACACATTGCAGACATCCTGGTGCAG GTCAATGGACATATCAAAGAGCGGGAAGGTTATGCTCCAGGCACTGCCCACCACCGATGCAAAGAGATGTCTGAGTTCACCAGCTCATTGTGCAAAGACCTCTACCTTTTCCCCAAGTACCAGCCTCAGTATTGA
- the casp2 gene encoding caspase-2 isoform X1: MLECGMLEQDRRALRRRSAVLCKQLVVDELLIQFLQADEILTESMAESIMAEQTSHKRSWRLLLLLPKRGPRAFSSFCSALQETDQQHLCDLLTQSPEKDGKETHSERFVESPLPLSTQEGIAAKRARTQESMEFSLDADSPINTPVLPCTTEFYLSHCQKSYRMNSSPRGFALVISNVTFDPRAAPDLDPRKGGEVDDEVLRKVFTELDYLVTVHRDLTAQGMRACIENFGRRQDHRTVDSCVVCLLSHGVEGAIYGTDGELLQLDWVFEAFDNAHCPLLQNKPKMFFIQACRGEEMDCGVEQIDGPVRTSSPSCEQRDAGREGQADADSRRRGDMGRPRIKLPQRSDMICGYASLKGQKICTAAMRNTKRGSWFIQELNTALRLHARDTHIADILVQVNGHIKEREGYAPGTAHHRCKEMSEFTSSLCKDLYLFPKYQPQY; encoded by the exons ATGTTGGAGTGTGGGATGCTGGAGCAGGACAGACGGGCTCTAAGGAGACGCTCTGCTGTTCTGTGCAAACAGCTGGTTGTAGATGAACTGCTCATTCAGTTCTTACAGGCAGACGAAATCCTGACAGAGAGCATGGCAGAGAGCATCATG GCTGAGCAAACATCTCACAAACGGAGCTGGCGTTTACTTCTACTTTTACCAAAGCGAGGACCAAGAGCATTTAGCAGCTTTTGTTCAGCTCTACAAGAAACTGACCAGCAGCACCTGTGTGACCTGCTCACACAATCACCAGAAAAAGACGGAAAAGAAACACATTCAGAA agATTTGTTGAGTCTCCTCTTCCCCTTTCAACCCAAGAAGGAATTGCTGCAAAGCGAGCAAGGACACAAG AGTCCATGGAGTTTAGTCTGGATGCGGATAGTCCCATCAACACTCCGGTGCTCCCGTGTACAACGGAATTTTACCTCTCCCACTGCCAGAAg TCCTACAGAATGAATTCATCTCCTCGTGGTTTTGCCTTGGTGATCAGCAATGTGACCTTTGATCCTCGTGCTGCTCCCGACCTTGACCCAAGGAAAGGAGGTGAGGTGGATGATGAGGTCCTCAGGAAGGTCTTCACAGAGCTTGACTACCTGGTTACTGTCCACAGAGACCTCACTGCTCAG GGCATGAGGGCATGCATTGAGAACTTTGGTCGACGACAGGACCACCGGACAGTGGACAGCTGTGTGGTGTGTCTGCTTTCCCACGGAGTGGAGGGAGCTATATATGGCACAGATGGAGAGCTTCTGCAG CTGGACTGGGTGTTTGAGGCCTTTGACAATGCACACTGCCCCCTGCTTCAGAACAAGCCAAAGATGTTCTTTATTCAGGCCTGCAGAGGAG AGGAGATGGACTGTGGAGTGGAGCAGATAGACGGGCCAGTGAGGACAAGCTCACCTAGCTGTGAACAGCGGGATGCTGGAAGAGAGGGACAGGCGGACGCAGACTCCAGACGGAGAGGAGACATGGGGAGACCCAGGATTAAACTGCCCCAGCGCTCCGACATGATCTGTGGATATGCATCTCTCAAAGGTCAGAAAATTT GCACGGCAGCCATGCGAAACACCAAGAGAGGATCTTGGTTTATTCAGGAACTTAACACAGCTCTCCGCCTCCATGCCAGAGACACACACATTGCAGACATCCTGGTGCAG GTCAATGGACATATCAAAGAGCGGGAAGGTTATGCTCCAGGCACTGCCCACCACCGATGCAAAGAGATGTCTGAGTTCACCAGCTCATTGTGCAAAGACCTCTACCTTTTCCCCAAGTACCAGCCTCAGTATTGA